The DNA segment CAGTGTGTCGGAGGAACTTTTAGTTCTATTTCAGTTACAGCCTCTGGTGCTACTCTAACCTATAAATGGTATTCTAATACCACATCCAGTAACTCAGGCGGAACACTAATTGTACCGGCAACCTCAGCCAGTTATACTCCGTCTGCATCAACTGTTGGCACCCTTTATTATTATTGTGTAGTTCATAGTGATTGTGGAAGTGATGTAACGAGCACAGTATCCGGTGCATTCATTGTTAATCCGGGTACCTCAATATCTGGTCAATCAACAGGTACCCAAACACAGTGTATTGGAGGCACTTTTAGTGCAATATCTGTAACAGCCAGCGGTACTGCTCCAGTAACATATCAATGGTACTCTAATACAACAGCAAGCAACACAGGAGGAACCGGACTCGGTTCATCCAATGGAGCACAGACAGATACATATACTCCTCAAACTACTGTAGCAGGAACTCTGTATTATTACTGTATAGTACACAGTAGTTGTGGAACCGATGTAACCAGTTCAGTATCCGGAGCATTTATAGTCAATCCTGCTACATCCTTATCAGGTCAGTCTACAGCTACTCAGACAAAGTGTATAGGCGGAACCTTTAGTTCAATATCAGTAACAGCCAGTGGCACCGCTCCAATAACATATCAATGGTATAAGAACTCTAGTGCCAGTACCACTGGAGGAACCTCTCTTGGATCATCAAATGGAGCTCAAACAAGCACATATACACCTCAAGCTTCAGTAGCAGGCACTCTTTATTATTATTGTATAATTCACAGTAGTTGTGGTGCGGATGTAACCAGTGCCATTTCCGGAGCATTCATTGTTGATCCCGCCTCAGATGGTGGAACACTTGCCTCTGCTCAGACTATCTGTCATAACACTACACCTCTGCCAATAACAGTTTCAGGTTATACAGGATCAGTCATTGATTGGGAAAGTTCTGTTGATCAGGGCTTTTCTGTTCCGGTTTCGTTAGGAGTTACTTCCGCTACACTTACATTGGGAGTACACACTGTAGATATGTGGTATAGGGCTGTAATAAAAAGTGGATCCTGTAGTGCTGTCAGATCAAATGATATAAAGATTAATGTTCATCATGTTTTAACATCAGGTATTTCGTATTCAGGAACCCTCCCAATCTGCTATAATTCTGCTCCTATAGCAATTACTGCATCAGCAACCGGCGGAGACGGAACTTATTCATATGCATGGAAAAGCAGTGCAACCGGAAGCACTGTTCTTGGGACTAACTCTACATATACACCTGGTAATCTGACTGCGAATACAGATTTCTGGTGTGATATTACCAGCTCATGCGGACCCATAACAACTCCACATCAGACGATTACTGTTCACCCTCAGTTAACATTATCAAGTGTTTCTCAGGTATCCCAAATCTGTTCTGGCGCAAAAGCAACGATTAATTTAACGGGATTAATAGGCACGAGCTCAGCAGTGACATATCAGATAGGTACAAATACTCCGGTTACAAAAACCGGGATTACCGTTACAGGAGGAAATGCAACTTTCCAGACAGACAACCTGGATGCTGTTAATAACGGAAAAACATTTACAGTTACCGGCATTACAAACGAAAATACCGGCTGTTCTGCTACTTTTACACAAAGCACTCTCCTGATTGTCAATACAGCTACAATACCTACACTTTCCGGTGATCTAACACCCTGTATAAATTCTACTGAAGTTTATACGACACAACCAGGGATGAATACCAATAGTTATGTATGGACATTCTCAGGAGGTGAAACACCTTCCGGTGGAGGTATTAATGATAATACTATTACAGTAACCTGGACATCTATAAGTACAAAAACAATAAGCGTAAATTTTACCAACTCCAGTGGATGTACTGCAGCATCGGCTACTACAATAAGTCCTGTTGTCAGCGCACTTCCGACACCGGCTATAAGTGGTCCGGCATCAGTCTGTATAAACTCTGCAGGTAATGTTTATTCAACCCTGGCAGGTATGTCAGGCTATGACTGGGAAATTACAGGCGGTACAATAACCTCGGGTGGGGATAACAGCAGTGTTGCAGTTGTAACATGGACTGCCGATCCAGGGAGTATTACAGTTAATTATACCAACTCAAGCGGTTGTGCTGCAACTTCATCTACTGTTTATAATGTTACTGTTCACCCGTTGCCGGTTGTTACAACAGCAAATACAGCCAGTACCTGCAGTGGCACCAGTCCTAATATCGCATTGACAGCCAGTGTGGCAAGTAGTTTTACCTGGACTGTTGGAGCAATCTCAGGAAGTATAAGCGGCGCTACATCAGGATCGGGAAGTACAATAAACCAGGTTCTAGGCAATGCCAGCAATTCAGCAGCTGGTACAGTGGAGTATCTTGTTACACCTACATCAACAACTGGTTCCTGCGCAGGCAGTCCATATAGTATTGTTGTTACCGTCTACCCTTCACCGGTAGTAACAAATTCAGCCGCAGCAACAATATGTAGCGGTACAGGACCAAATATTTCACTTACATCCAGTGTTCCGGGTAGCTTTACATGGACAGTAGGTGCAAATTCCGGAGGTATTACCGGTGCATCTGCCGGGTTTGGCAATACTATTAACCAGGTTCTTACAAATCCTGGCAATTCAACAGCCGGAACCCTGCAATATCTTATTGTACCAACCTCCACCACAGGAACATGCGTGGGGAATACATACAGTATAGTAGTTACTGTTAATCCGACTCCGGTAGTGACCACTGCAGCAACTAAAAGTACCTGCAGCGGCACAGCACCGAATATTTTATTAACTGCCAGTACTCAGAGCACATTCTCATGGACTGTTGGCTCTGTAACAGGAAGCATAAGTGGCTCATCTGCTGGATCAGGAAGCACAATCAGCCAGGTTCTCACCAATCCAAGCAATACTGTTGCAGGAACAGTAGAGTATCTGGTTACTCCCGTTTCCATAACAGGTTCATGCACAGGTGCTCCATACAGTATAATAGTAACTGTAAATCCGCTGCCGCTTCCGGGACTGGCTGGTCCTCTGACTGCCCGAGTCACATCCACCGGCAACCTGTACTCTACAGAGGCCGGTATGAACACTTATATCTGGTCTGTTTCGTCAGGTGGTTTAGTTACTGCAGGTGGGACATCGGGTAGTAATACAGTCACAGTATCATGGAATACTACCGGGACACAGAATGTTAGCGTAAAATATACCAACACAAATAATTGCACCGCATTAGCTCCGACACCCGCAAGTGTTACCGTAAATCCGCTTCCATCTGTAAGCAGTGTAACTATTTCAGGGACTCCGGCAATAGGGAATACTCTGACAGGAGGATATTCCTATTCAGATGGCGGTGGTGGCGGTTCAAGCATAAGCACATTCAAATGGTTCAGAGACGGAACCGAGATTTCCGGAGAAGTACTGAATACCTATTTACTTACTGGTGCCGATCAGAACAAATCTATTACTTTCGAAGTGACGCCTAAAACTTCAGCAGGATTTCCAAATACCGGTACCCCGGTTGTCAGCTCTCCAACTATTCCTGTCGAGAATCTGTCAGAGATACCCGTTGCTGATCAGGTATGTATAGAAGGAGTAAGAACTGCAGGGAACATACTTAAAGGGAAGTACAGATACACCCACTCCAAACCCGAAGGCACTTCAACTTATAAGTGGTACAAAGACGGCGTTGTAATTCCTTCAGCAACAGGTACACAATATACGTTACTTGCATCAGACATCGATAATGATGAAGACATTACATTTGAGGTAACTCCGGTTTCATCTAATGTTGTGCCTGTAACAGGTACACCGGCTACAAGCAATCCGATGGCAAAAATGCCGCTTGTGCCAACCGATTATAGCGTTGCTGTTAGCACGGTTCCTTTGACTGCATCTCCAACCGGAGGAATCTTCTCAGGTCCGGGTGTTACAAATGGAATATTCTCTCCCAGCACAGTTGGAATTGGCGGCAGTCCATATTCAATTCAGTATCTGCTCAATATTGTAAATTCTTCCACATCCTGCTCTCAGTCTGTATGGAAAGCCGTAAATGTTGTGACAAATACAACAGAATTCAGCAGTTTCAAGGATGTATATTGCCAGACTGATGATCCTGATGAGATAGTTATTACTGGATTACTTACCGGATTAACAAGTCTGGGCTTTACACATACAGATGCCGATGCTATTGTTGGTTCAACTGCATGGACTGTTACTGTTGATCCACGTAAGATGAGGCCGGGAAACAATAAAGACTATTTGAATTTCAGATATAAAGATTCCAGAGGAATTGTATATCAGATAAGCAAATCATTTGTTGTCGATTCAGTGGGTACAGGTCTTCAGATAATCAATCTTGGTAATGAGTATTGCGCAGAAACACCTAAGGTAAATATTTCGGTTACAGGTACTTATCCTTCGGGAGGAACAGGGGCATGGACAAGCAGCCTGCTTTCAGATCTTGCTGCCACATCTGCTTCTGTTAATGTTGCACTTGTACCAGCCGGTCCTACCTATCCCCTGAGTTACCAGTACACTTCTCCTCTCGGATGCAAGAGTATTGTAATAAACAAAAGCGTTACTGTTAACCCATTGCCTGATCCGTCATTTACAATTGCTCCTTTCTATAATATTGACGGAGGAGCTGCCACTCTTGTTCCGGTACAGTCACCGGGAACTTTCTCCGGAAATGGTGTCTCAGGTGATAAACTTTATCCTGATATAGCCGGACTCGGTGAGCATACCATAAATTACCGTATTACTGATACAAAAGGATGTGTCGATGACCTGAATATTAAAACTACTGTAAAAACAGCCCAGGGTACATTCACCGACATTCCTGCAATCATTTGTTACAGAGATACAACTTTTAATGTTAAAGTTACAGGATTGCCAGCCGGGATGACTGTCAACAGCTTTGTAAACACCAGAAATTCAATTGATCATATTGTTGGTGCCACAGATGCAAATTACAGCGTCAAAGCGGCTGGCCAGGGTCTTGATACACTTACATTTTCATATAAACTCGATAATGTTGATTACTGGATATCCAAAGTTGTCAATATCGATTCACTTGGAGTAGTGCAGATACAGAATTTGTTTGCAGGTGATAAGGTTTGTGATAACAGAGCTCCTTTTGAACTATTTACATCTATGCCCGGCGGAGTATTCACTGGTCCGGTTGCAGGTAACTACCTTGATCCGACAAAGGCTACCGGGGCAACATCTGTTTTATACAAATACACAAACAGCAGGACAGGTTGTTCAACTTCAACAACGGTGCCATTCTCAATAATTCCTGCTCCACAGGTTGCATTCGTGCCAAAGGATGTATGTATTGAATCTAACAGAGACAGTACTTACTTTTTGAACACTACAGTTTCTTCCGATCCGGTATTTGAATGGACATGGACATTTGCTGAGGTGGGAGCAGCGCCATCTAACAGGAAGGAGCCGGCATTCCTCTATAAAACCGGAGGAATCCATGCGGTTTCACTGAATGTAAGAACTGTGAGTGGCTGTAATGTAACAAAGACTTCAAATGTCGACCTGGGAATAAGGCCAATAGCTGATTTCACATGGAAAAATGATTGCTTTGCTGCAGATGCGAAACTGAGTCTTACTGATGCAACTTTTACGAACTTCCCTGTAATTTCAAGGACCTGGAATTTTAATAACGGTAGCTTGATTAGTTCTGATCTGAATCCTGAATACACTATGCAGGATACCGGTTATGTCCACGTAAAATATATAGTAAGAACAAGTTATGCAAATTGTGCAGACACAGTATCAAGAAAAATATACCTGCGTCCGACTATTACCATACCGAAAGACGGATTTTATTATCAGAATTTTGAAGCAGGGAAAGCAGGCTGGGGGAAAGATGATTCTGATCCTAATTTAATATGGAGTTTTGGTACACCCGACCGCACCAGAATAAACAAGGCGAAATCAGGCTCAACTGCCTGGTATACAAGATATGAATCGGACAAACAGGGTAAAATCGATACCACCTCTGTTATTTCCCCATGCTTTGATTTTACAAATATCCAGCGACCGATGATTACCCTTCAGGCATTCAAGATATTTGAGAAAAACCGAAACGGGGCTGCATTGCAGTATAAGACAGAAGGATCTGACTGGAAGTATGTCGGAACCCTTGAGGATGGTATTAACTGGTATAACTCAACTCTTATTAATGGTAAGCCTGGTGGTGACAAGATAGGGTGGACAACTTTAAGTGAAGAAGCTGCTGACGTTGATTATGTACCATCCAGTCACGCCCTGGATGAACTGAAAGGCAAGAAAAATGTGAAGTTCAGGCTTGCTTATGGTTCAGATGGTAATTCTCTCGACAAGGAAGGTATTGCTTTCGATGATATCTGGATTGGAGAACGGACCAGAAAAGTATTACTTGAGCATTTTACTAATACTTTCTCTAAAAAGGGAAGTGAAGCTACTGCATTTGTCAATAAAATAATAAAAGTCAGAGATAAGGATGTGATAAATATCCAGTATCATACTAATTTCCCTGATGATGATCCGTTCTACCTGGTCAATCCTGGTGATGCCAGTGCAAGAATATTCTCATATGGATTATCAAAAGTGCCGTATTCATTAATCGACGGCGGATACAGTAATGACCTCTATGCATCACTTTCTGATTATAAAGCTGAACCGCTTGATAGTAATGATCTCTCAAGAAGGTCACTTCTGGACTCGAAATTTTCTTTAACTATCACACCAAAGATTACCGGCGGAGTCCTGACAGTTAATAGTACAGTTACTGCTTTAAATGCATTTACGTCAGATAATCTGATACTTTACCTGGCCGTAACCGAAAAAGAAGCTATAAGTGACAAACCTGCTGCTCTTGGTGAGGTGAACTTTAAGAATGTATTCAGGAAATTCATTCCTGATGCGGGAGGAATAGATCTTAAAAAGACCTGGACCAAAGGAGAATCTTTTGCTATTCCTGAGAAAACCTGGGTTATAGAAAATATAAAGAACAACTCTGATATAGAGGTTATTGCCTTTGTTCAGAACAGTCAGACCAAGGAGGTTTACCAGGTAGCTTCCGGCTCATTAAAAACCGGGAAATCGGTATTTGATAATTTAAATCTTGATGAGAATGCAATAGGAACAGAGTCCAGCATCTTGCCAGAGATTATTACTTTTGGTTTATATCCCAATCCAGCTTCTGATAAGTTAAGAATTGAGTTTAGTGATAAGCTTGCAGCTGAGACAGACATAAAGATATTTGATTTCCAGGGTGCTGTTAAGAAAACCTACAAAGTTGCATCAGGTGAATCAGAACTCTTTATTGAAGATATAGGACTTAAAGCCGGTATTTATCTTGTCAGGATCTCTTCGGGAGGAGTTGATCTCGGATTCAGAAAACTGATTATTACAGGGAATTAAAGACACATTTCCTTTGTGTCCTTTGTGTTATACTTTGTGTTCCTTTGTGGTTTAATGCTTTTATTTTACCACAAAGGGGCACTAAGGTATCACTAAGGTACACAAAGGATTTTTTGCTAAATTTGCAGTCTATCAAGAACCACTTATAAGGTTCACTTGTTATTAATTAACTATTTACATACTTTATATGAAGAACAGTAAAACACTTTTGATGATACTCGATGGATGGGGAATCGGCGACGGTTCAAAATCAGATGTCATAAGCCAGGTACCAACCCCTAACCTTACATATTATAAGAATAAGTATCCTAATTCAAGACTGCACGCCTCCGGAGAAGATGTTGGTTTGCCCGATGGTCAGATGGGTAATTCAGAGGTTGGTCACCTTAACATTGGTGCCGGCAGGGTAATCTATCAGGATCTCGTTAAGATTAACAAAGAGTGTAAAACAGGAGAGATAAAGAAGAATAAAGTTCTTGTTGATGCATTTTCTTACGCACGTGATAAGAATAAACAAGTTCATTTTCTTGGACTTATGTCAGATGGCGGAGTTCATTCTCTGGATAAACACCTCTACTATCTTTGCGATATGACAATGGATTACGGATTGAAAAATGTTTTTATTCATGCCTTCGGTGATGGAAGGGATACCGATCCGAGAAGCGGAGTCGGATATATGACAAGTCTGGTTGAACATCTTAAGAAATCAAATGGCAGAGTAGCATCATTTATCGGCAGATATTATGCGATGGACCGCGACAAGAGATGGGAGAGAGTCAAAGAGGCTTATGATCTGATTGTGAGTGGTATTGGTGAGAAAACACAGAATGTTCTGGACGCAATGCAGAAATCATACGATGCAGGTGTAACTGACGAATTCATGAAGGGGATTGTCGTAACTGACAAGAGCGGAAATGCAATCGGCAATGTGAAAGAGGGTGATGTTATTGTATTTATTAATTTCAGGAATGACAGGGCCAAGGAGCTCACTATTGCTCTGACCCAGAAAGATATGCCAGAAAATGGCATGAAAACAATGCCTCTTTATTATTGTACAATGACACCGTATGATGCAACATTCAAAGGTCTGCATATTATATATCCCAAAGAAAATGCGGATAATACAATAGGAGAGGTGCTAGCAGCAGCAGGGAAACATCAGCTCAGAATAGCCGAGACTGAAAAATATGCTCATGTCACATTCTTTTTCTCCGGCGGAAGGGAAGAAAAGTTCCAGAATGAAGAGAGGATTATGATACCCTCTCCAAAAGTAGCAACCTATGATCTGCAGCCTGAGATGAGCGCATACGGAGTTAAAGATGCAGTAATTAAAGAAATTGAAACCGGCAGGTTCGATTTCATCTGTCTTAATTTTGCTAATGGTGACATGGTTGGTCATACAGGTGTTTATGAGGCAATTGAGAAGGCTGTAAAGACTGTCGATGAATGTGCAGGTGCAGTTATCAAAGCAGCCCAGGGAAATGGATATGATGTGCTGATTATTGCGGATCACGGTAATGCAGATATGGCTGTGAATCCCGACGGATCACCCAATACAGCTCATTCGCTTAATCCTGTTCCATCGATACTTGTCAGCGATCATTATAAAAAGATAAATGAAGGGATCCTTGCGGACGTTGCGCCTACATTACTCACAATAATGGGAGTGGCAATACCGAAGGATATGACCGGAAACGTATTGGTTTAGCTTCTCAGTGTCTCTCTGTGTCTCCTCAGTGTCTCTCTGTGACAGTTCTTTTTCAGTTACACAGAGTTCCACAGAGGCCTTCGACAAGCTCAGGCTGACACAGAGTTCCACAGAGGAAAGAACAGAGAAAAGATGCTTAGAATCGACGATACCATATTCAGTTTCGACATACTTGAAAAGAAATTCAGGTGTAACCTTCCGTTGTGTCTTGGCAACTGCTGCAGGTACGGCGATTCAGGAGCACCTCTAAGTGCTTCAGAAGCACATATTCTTGAAGAAATCTGGACTGAGGTTAAGCCATATCTGCGACCTGAGGGAATAGCAGAAATTGAAAAACAGGGTAAAAGCATAACCGATTTCGAAAATGAAAGGGTTACACCCCTGATCGCAAATGAAGAGTGCGCTTATACACTGATTAATAACGGAATATATATGTGCGGGATTGAGAAGGCATGGGCAGATGGAAAAATTGATTTCCGGAAACCATTGTCGTGTCACCTGTTTCCTGCCCGTGTAAAATATTACTCTGATTTCAGGGCTGTAAATTACCAGGAGATAGCTATCTGCTCAGGTGGACGAAGTACAGGAATTGAAGAAGGCGTGTATGTGTATGAGTTTCTTAAAGAGCCGTTAATAAGGGCATTCGGAGAAGAGATGTATAACGATTTGTGTATTGCAGCTAAGGAATTAAGAAAAAATAAGACTCTAAGGGAATAAGAAATTTGCCACCAGGGCTCCAAGGCACAAAGGATTACTAATTTATGCCTTATTGGAACAGCTCTTGGTGAACCTTGGTGTCTTAGCGTCTTGGTGGTATTATAAATAGTTAAAATCAGTCAAAGAAATTATTAGTATGGAAACAATTAAAAAGTACATCGCCGATAATCAGAACCGCTTCCTTGAGGAACTTTTTGAACTTATACGTATTCCTTCAGTAAGCGCAAAAGAGGAGAATAAAGCAGATATGCTTAAGGCAGCTGAATGGCTCAAGAATTCTATCCTTAAAGCAGGTGCAGATAAAGTGGAGATTTATCCTACCGACGGGAATCCGGTTCTGTATGCTGAAAAGATAATTTCTCCCGGTCTTCCTACTGTACTTGTTTACGGCCACTATGATGTTCAGCCGGCTGAGCCTCTTGAGTTATGGCACACAAAACCATTTGAACCGGTAATTAAAGACGGGAAAATATGGGGACGCGGGGCAGATGACGACAAGGGTCAGCTTTTTATGCATGTAAAGGCTTTCGAGTTAATGATGAATACGGGAACTCTGACATGTAACATAAAATTCATGGTTGAGGGAGAGGAAGAGGTCGGATCAGTCAACCTTGAAAAATTCTGCACAACTTATAAAGATATGCTCGCTGCAGATATTATCCTTATCTCTGATACAACCATGGTATCAATGGAAATTCCCTCAATTACATCAGGTCTCAGAGGCCTCTCATATATGCAGGTTGAAGTAACGGGACCCGATCGGGATCTTCATTCTGGCCTTTATGGAGGAGCAGTGGTCAATCCATGTAACGTGCTTTGCGATATGATTTCCTCATTGAAGGATAAGGATGGCCGGATTACAATTCCGGGCTTTTATGATGATGTGAAAGAGTGCAGTATGGATGAGAGAAGTGAGATGGCTAAAAGGCCTTTTAGCAGGGAGAACTTCATGAAATCG comes from the Bacteroidales bacterium genome and includes:
- a CDS encoding T9SS type A sorting domain-containing protein is translated as MKTKSIVIIFTLLLIAGKAAGQCTFTTQPATSTQVCVGVSVNLTVAATGGTTMTYQWFSNTSASNTGGTSIPTETNATYSVPTATAGIYYYYCEATGTGASTCGPTPSNVATVTVNPATSISGQSTGTQTQCTGGTFTSISVTASGTGTLTYQWYSNTTSSNSGGTLIAPATSSSYTPSASTAGTLYYYCVVHSDCGSDVTSAVSGAFIVNPVTSIDSQSTGTQTQCVGGSFSPITVTASGSGLTYQWYSNSTASNSGGTSLNASNGAQTSSYTPQASAAGTLYYYCVVHSICGSDVTSAVSGAFIVNPSTSISGQSTGTQTQCIGGTFSSISVTASGTAPVTYQWYSNTTASNTGGTGLGSSNGAQTDTYTPQASAAGTLYYYCIVHSSCGADVTSSVSGAFIVNPVTSIDSQSTGTQTQCVGGTFSSISVTASGATLTYKWYSNTTSSNSGGTLIVPATSASYTPSASTVGTLYYYCVVHSDCGSDVTSTVSGAFIVNPGTSISGQSTGTQTQCIGGTFSAISVTASGTAPVTYQWYSNTTASNTGGTGLGSSNGAQTDTYTPQTTVAGTLYYYCIVHSSCGTDVTSSVSGAFIVNPATSLSGQSTATQTKCIGGTFSSISVTASGTAPITYQWYKNSSASTTGGTSLGSSNGAQTSTYTPQASVAGTLYYYCIIHSSCGADVTSAISGAFIVDPASDGGTLASAQTICHNTTPLPITVSGYTGSVIDWESSVDQGFSVPVSLGVTSATLTLGVHTVDMWYRAVIKSGSCSAVRSNDIKINVHHVLTSGISYSGTLPICYNSAPIAITASATGGDGTYSYAWKSSATGSTVLGTNSTYTPGNLTANTDFWCDITSSCGPITTPHQTITVHPQLTLSSVSQVSQICSGAKATINLTGLIGTSSAVTYQIGTNTPVTKTGITVTGGNATFQTDNLDAVNNGKTFTVTGITNENTGCSATFTQSTLLIVNTATIPTLSGDLTPCINSTEVYTTQPGMNTNSYVWTFSGGETPSGGGINDNTITVTWTSISTKTISVNFTNSSGCTAASATTISPVVSALPTPAISGPASVCINSAGNVYSTLAGMSGYDWEITGGTITSGGDNSSVAVVTWTADPGSITVNYTNSSGCAATSSTVYNVTVHPLPVVTTANTASTCSGTSPNIALTASVASSFTWTVGAISGSISGATSGSGSTINQVLGNASNSAAGTVEYLVTPTSTTGSCAGSPYSIVVTVYPSPVVTNSAAATICSGTGPNISLTSSVPGSFTWTVGANSGGITGASAGFGNTINQVLTNPGNSTAGTLQYLIVPTSTTGTCVGNTYSIVVTVNPTPVVTTAATKSTCSGTAPNILLTASTQSTFSWTVGSVTGSISGSSAGSGSTISQVLTNPSNTVAGTVEYLVTPVSITGSCTGAPYSIIVTVNPLPLPGLAGPLTARVTSTGNLYSTEAGMNTYIWSVSSGGLVTAGGTSGSNTVTVSWNTTGTQNVSVKYTNTNNCTALAPTPASVTVNPLPSVSSVTISGTPAIGNTLTGGYSYSDGGGGGSSISTFKWFRDGTEISGEVLNTYLLTGADQNKSITFEVTPKTSAGFPNTGTPVVSSPTIPVENLSEIPVADQVCIEGVRTAGNILKGKYRYTHSKPEGTSTYKWYKDGVVIPSATGTQYTLLASDIDNDEDITFEVTPVSSNVVPVTGTPATSNPMAKMPLVPTDYSVAVSTVPLTASPTGGIFSGPGVTNGIFSPSTVGIGGSPYSIQYLLNIVNSSTSCSQSVWKAVNVVTNTTEFSSFKDVYCQTDDPDEIVITGLLTGLTSLGFTHTDADAIVGSTAWTVTVDPRKMRPGNNKDYLNFRYKDSRGIVYQISKSFVVDSVGTGLQIINLGNEYCAETPKVNISVTGTYPSGGTGAWTSSLLSDLAATSASVNVALVPAGPTYPLSYQYTSPLGCKSIVINKSVTVNPLPDPSFTIAPFYNIDGGAATLVPVQSPGTFSGNGVSGDKLYPDIAGLGEHTINYRITDTKGCVDDLNIKTTVKTAQGTFTDIPAIICYRDTTFNVKVTGLPAGMTVNSFVNTRNSIDHIVGATDANYSVKAAGQGLDTLTFSYKLDNVDYWISKVVNIDSLGVVQIQNLFAGDKVCDNRAPFELFTSMPGGVFTGPVAGNYLDPTKATGATSVLYKYTNSRTGCSTSTTVPFSIIPAPQVAFVPKDVCIESNRDSTYFLNTTVSSDPVFEWTWTFAEVGAAPSNRKEPAFLYKTGGIHAVSLNVRTVSGCNVTKTSNVDLGIRPIADFTWKNDCFAADAKLSLTDATFTNFPVISRTWNFNNGSLISSDLNPEYTMQDTGYVHVKYIVRTSYANCADTVSRKIYLRPTITIPKDGFYYQNFEAGKAGWGKDDSDPNLIWSFGTPDRTRINKAKSGSTAWYTRYESDKQGKIDTTSVISPCFDFTNIQRPMITLQAFKIFEKNRNGAALQYKTEGSDWKYVGTLEDGINWYNSTLINGKPGGDKIGWTTLSEEAADVDYVPSSHALDELKGKKNVKFRLAYGSDGNSLDKEGIAFDDIWIGERTRKVLLEHFTNTFSKKGSEATAFVNKIIKVRDKDVINIQYHTNFPDDDPFYLVNPGDASARIFSYGLSKVPYSLIDGGYSNDLYASLSDYKAEPLDSNDLSRRSLLDSKFSLTITPKITGGVLTVNSTVTALNAFTSDNLILYLAVTEKEAISDKPAALGEVNFKNVFRKFIPDAGGIDLKKTWTKGESFAIPEKTWVIENIKNNSDIEVIAFVQNSQTKEVYQVASGSLKTGKSVFDNLNLDENAIGTESSILPEIITFGLYPNPASDKLRIEFSDKLAAETDIKIFDFQGAVKKTYKVASGESELFIEDIGLKAGIYLVRISSGGVDLGFRKLIITGN
- a CDS encoding 2,3-bisphosphoglycerate-independent phosphoglycerate mutase; this translates as MKNSKTLLMILDGWGIGDGSKSDVISQVPTPNLTYYKNKYPNSRLHASGEDVGLPDGQMGNSEVGHLNIGAGRVIYQDLVKINKECKTGEIKKNKVLVDAFSYARDKNKQVHFLGLMSDGGVHSLDKHLYYLCDMTMDYGLKNVFIHAFGDGRDTDPRSGVGYMTSLVEHLKKSNGRVASFIGRYYAMDRDKRWERVKEAYDLIVSGIGEKTQNVLDAMQKSYDAGVTDEFMKGIVVTDKSGNAIGNVKEGDVIVFINFRNDRAKELTIALTQKDMPENGMKTMPLYYCTMTPYDATFKGLHIIYPKENADNTIGEVLAAAGKHQLRIAETEKYAHVTFFFSGGREEKFQNEERIMIPSPKVATYDLQPEMSAYGVKDAVIKEIETGRFDFICLNFANGDMVGHTGVYEAIEKAVKTVDECAGAVIKAAQGNGYDVLIIADHGNADMAVNPDGSPNTAHSLNPVPSILVSDHYKKINEGILADVAPTLLTIMGVAIPKDMTGNVLV
- a CDS encoding DUF3109 family protein gives rise to the protein MLRIDDTIFSFDILEKKFRCNLPLCLGNCCRYGDSGAPLSASEAHILEEIWTEVKPYLRPEGIAEIEKQGKSITDFENERVTPLIANEECAYTLINNGIYMCGIEKAWADGKIDFRKPLSCHLFPARVKYYSDFRAVNYQEIAICSGGRSTGIEEGVYVYEFLKEPLIRAFGEEMYNDLCIAAKELRKNKTLRE
- a CDS encoding dipeptidase, giving the protein METIKKYIADNQNRFLEELFELIRIPSVSAKEENKADMLKAAEWLKNSILKAGADKVEIYPTDGNPVLYAEKIISPGLPTVLVYGHYDVQPAEPLELWHTKPFEPVIKDGKIWGRGADDDKGQLFMHVKAFELMMNTGTLTCNIKFMVEGEEEVGSVNLEKFCTTYKDMLAADIILISDTTMVSMEIPSITSGLRGLSYMQVEVTGPDRDLHSGLYGGAVVNPCNVLCDMISSLKDKDGRITIPGFYDDVKECSMDERSEMAKRPFSRENFMKSISVKELTGESGYSDLERIGIRPTLDVNGIWGGYTGEGAKTILPSKAYAKISMRLVPYQNAEKIAKLFEKHFLSIAPAGVTVKAEYLHGGESYISPIETAGYRAATKSVEETFNKKPIPVRSGGSIPIVATFEKVLGIKSILLGFGLDSDAIHSPNENYPVYNFLKGIETIPLFFRHFKMLINK